From one Eucalyptus grandis isolate ANBG69807.140 chromosome 9, ASM1654582v1, whole genome shotgun sequence genomic stretch:
- the LOC104419478 gene encoding LOW QUALITY PROTEIN: uncharacterized protein LOC104419478 (The sequence of the model RefSeq protein was modified relative to this genomic sequence to represent the inferred CDS: deleted 2 bases in 1 codon), with protein sequence MAHEVAGPVRGMESVVASVSGYHGAERFDLIKLIPSLGASYVGAMSSSTTHLVCRRFEGQKYDLARKFKTHVVNHRWVEECVKQGKRVPEHPYTWECGEEVGSLLLPVPVNSKPYITRKKHKVLSDRSNFASASTRQIADSAFKDNRSDIWTDSHLLKECPELNRSSRRLWRGKRLITPHEESHLSPSMCFGRREMKSFSGMEILLMLNLLKGVNMVKRNAKRETLKLNASDSDQECYVVGGDDKYGDITSPSEQLNGKFVSTRKGGTQNGPYGREGAINGIIEDVDEIEDCNHDHQPSPEDSIRNDLPDSLERVSKDEPNAEKSSIEIDDVGQTDYVNSLSSSVELSCVICWTEYSSTRGILPCGHRFCYSCIRNWYDHMVLERKKTSTCPLCKTSFVSITKVEDSSGSQQKIYSQTIPHDQSTSEVYVVTDQGRMSSRAEVHSNCLTLSSFCIFI encoded by the exons ATGGCGCACGAAG TTGCCGGTCCGGTCCGAGGCATGGAGTCCGTCGTGGCTTCGGTGAGTGGGTACCATGGTGCGGAGCGCTTCGATCTTATTAAGCTGATTCCTTCGTTGGGAGCTAGCTATGTCGGAGCCATGTCGAGCTCGACCACGCATTTG GTTTGCAGAAGATTTGAAGGGCAAAAATATGATCTTGCCAGGAAGTTTAAGACGCATGTGGTCAATCACCGGTGGGTGGAAGAGTGCGTAAAGCAAGGAAAGCGTGTTCCGGAACATCCCTATACATGGGAATG TGGGGAGGAAGTGGGATCATTGCTGTTGCCAGTCCCAGTGAATTCTAAGCCATACATCACAAGGAAGAAGCATAAAGTACTTTCTGATCGGTCGAACTTTGCTAGTGCATCAACGAGACAAATAGCTGATTCAGCTTTTAAAGATAATAGAAGTGATATTTGGACTGACTCTCATTTGTTGAAGGAG TGTCCAGAGCTGAATCGGTCATCTAGAAGGTTGTGGAGAGGAAAAAGACTCATTACCCCGCATGAAGAGTCACATCTTAGTCCATCTATGTGTTTTGGGAGAAGAGAAATGAAGTCATTCAGTGGCATGGAGATTCTTCTTATGTTGAATCTTCTAAAAGGGGTA AATATGGTAAAAAGGAATGCTAAAAGAGAGACTTTGAAGTTAAATGCCTCAGATTCGGACCAGGAATGCTATGTGGTTGGTGGTGATGACAAATACGGGGACATAACATCTCCATCTGAACAGTTGAATGGTAAGTTTGTCAGTACCAGAAAGGGAGGGACCCAAAATGGACCCTATGGGCGTGAGGGAGCAATAAATGGAATTATTGAAGATGTTGATGAGATTGAAGATTGTAATCACGATCACCAGCCTTCTCCTGAGGATTCAATTCGAAATGATTTACCGGATTCCCTAGAAAGAGTTTCAAAAGATGAACCAAATGCAGAGAAGTCAAGTATTGAGATCGATGATGTGGGGCAGACTGATTATGTTAACAGTTTATCATCATCAGTGGAGTTATCATGCGTTATATGTTGGACGGAGTACAGCTCAACCAGAGGGATACTACCATGTGGACATAGATTTTGTTATTCGTGCATTCGGAATTGGTATGACCATATGGTAC TTGAAA GAAAAAAGACTTCAACTTGTCCCCTGTGTAAGACGAGTTTTGTTAGCATCACAAAGGTGGAAGATTCTTCTGGGTCACAGCAAAAAATATACTCCCAGACCATTCCGCATGACCAATCAACTAGCGAAGTCTATGTTGTGACTGATCAAGGGAGAATGAGTTCCAGAGCTGAGGTACATTCTAACTGTCTTACTTTGTCCAGTTTCTGCATATTCATTTGA
- the LOC104419479 gene encoding protein trichome birefringence-like 19: MKGEIQSRHHRTTPKIVLLVTILFALLIIISLYNLFLSQPLLIFSRTTSSSFFFSSSSSSSSDEAVVAVEEDDPAICSSMVEICDIFTGEWVPNPRAPYYTNKTCWAIHEHQNCMKYGRPDTDFMKWRWQPDGCKLPVFNPARFLELVRGKSMAFVGDSVARNQMQSMICLLSRVEYPIYVSHTPDEQGLRWRYVTYNFTLANFWTPYLVKSVETDPNGPTKTGLFSLHLDEADNRWLSKAEEFDYLIVSAGHWFYRPLVFHEGGKIVGCQFCLLENVPYLTKFYGYRKAFRTAFKAINGLKNYKGITYLRTFAPSHFEGGIWNQGGNCVRTRPFRSNETALADENLELYKIQVEEFRKAEQEARERGLKYRLLDTTQATLMRPDGHPSRYGHWPHDNVTLYNDCVHWCLPGPIDTWSDFLLEMLKTEGRRSREEKLRFSDRKLKA, translated from the exons ATGAAAGGAGAGATACAGTCGCGCCACCACAGAACCACACCGAAAATAGTCCTCCTCGTCACCATCCTCTTCGCCctcctcatcatcatctccCTCTACAATCTTTTCCTCTCTCAGCCCCTCCTAATCTTCTCAAGAacaacctcctcctccttcttcttctcctcctcctcctcctcctcctcggatGAGGCTGTCGTCGCCGTTGAAGAGGATGACCCTGCCATTTGCTCAAGCATGGTGGAGATCTGCGACATATTCACGGGGGAGTGGGTGCCGAACCCACGGGCGCCGTACTACACGAACAAGACCTGCTGGGCGATCCACGAGCACCAGAACTGCATGAAGTATGGCCGGCCCGACACCGACTTCATGAAGTGGCGTTGGCAGCCGGACGGCTGCAAGCTCCCCGTCTTCAACCCGGCGCGTTTCCTGGAGCTGGTGAGGGGCAAGTCCATGGCATTCGTGGGGGACTCCGTGGCCAGGAACCAAATGCAGTCCATGATCTGCCTCCTTTCTAGG GTGGAATATCCTATTTATGTCTCGCACACGCCGGATGAGCAAGGCCTGCGCTGGAGGTACGTGACCTACAACTTCACGCTCGCCAACTTCTGGACACCCTACCTGGTCAAGTCCGTGGAGACCGACCCGAACGGGCCAACCAAGACGGGcctcttcagcctccacctcgACGAGGCCGACAACAGGTGGTTGTCCAAGGCCGAGGAGTTCGACTACCTGATCGTCTCTGCAGGGCACTGGTTCTACCGCCCGCTCGTCTTCCACGAGGGCGGCAAGATTGTGGGGTGCCAATTTTGCTTGCTAGAGAACGTCCCGTACCTGACCAAGTTCTACGGCTATCGGAAGGCATTCAGGACGGCGTTCAAGGCCATCAACGGGCTCAAGAACTACAAGGGCATCACTTACCTGAGGACCTTCGCGCCTTCTCACTTCGAAGGCGGGATTTGGAACCAGGGCGGCAACTGCGTGCGGACGAGGCCGTTCCGGAGCAACGAGACCGCTCTCGCTGACGAGAACCTGGAGCTGTACAAGATCCAGGTGGAGGAGTTCCGGAAGGCCGAGCAGGAAGCGAGGGAGAGGGGGCTCAAGTACCGGCTGCTCGACACAACGCAGGCGACGCTAATGCGGCCCGATGGCCACCCGAGCCGGTACGGGCACTGGCCGCACGACAACGTGACCCTGTACAATGACTGCGTGCACTGGTGCCTGCCGGGGCCGATCGACACGTGGAGCGACTTCCTGCTCGAGATGCTGAAGACCGAGGGCCGAAGGTCGAGGGAAGAGAAGCTCCGGTTCAGCGACCGGAAGTTGAAGGCCTAA
- the LOC104419477 gene encoding protein FLX-like 2 isoform X2 translates to MESKSRIPLPHLRRPMPGPGLLHTESFVPGLRRPPGSFSAADMLPPPPEVLEQKLAAQHGEMQRLATENQRLANTHGALRQELAAAQHELQILHAQVGAVKSEREQQMKSLMDKIAKMEADIQAAEPLKLELQKARADAQKLIVTRQELFAKVQQLTQDLQRAHADVQQLPSLMSELEGLRKDYHHCRVTYDYEKRLFDDHLQQLQVMEKNYVTMAAEVEKLRAELSNAANVEGRAGPQGGPTVNAGSEVTGNSSAQTAHGDGHGVPQASGPPPPNAGGNAGVNPPTTSIPPAGAPAYPGAPPRPAPPRLNYDATAAGYGAERVPSYNPYRGPIYDPQKGGLGYDAQRGAGFDMQRGNYNNLYKAPGHEMQSGPSYDASNGPLPYDVQSRGTAGQQHGQVPLASTVPPYASSTPPSRPGGGTYDALPRGGNLAWK, encoded by the exons ATGGAAAGCAAAAGCCGCATTCCACTTCCTCATTTAAGACGTCCTATGCCAGGCCCTGGCTTGTTGCACACTGAGTCATTTGTGCCAGGACTACGTCGTCCACCAGGTTCCTTTTCTGCTGCAGATATGTTGCCTCCCCCCCCAGAAGTTTTGGAGCAAAAGCTTGCTGCACAGCATGGGGAGATGCAGAGACTTGCTACAGAGAACCAGAGGCTTGCTAATACACATGGGGCATTGAGACAGGAACTTGCTGCTGCGCAACATGAGTTGCAGATTTTACATGCTCAAGTTGGAGCTGTGAAGTCTGAGAGAGAACAGCAGATGAAGAGCCTTATGGATAAGATTGCTAAGATGGAGGCTGATATCCAAGCAGCAGAACCTCTTAAGTTGGAATTGCAGAAGGCTCGAGCTGATGCTCAGAAGTTGATTGTCACAAGGCAGGAACTTTTTGCTAAAGTGCAACAGTTGACTCAAGATCTTCAAAGGGCCCATGCTGATGTGCAACAGCTTCCTTCTCTTATGTCTGAACTTGAGGGCCTCAGGAAGGACTACCATCATTGCAG GGTCACTTATGATTATGAGAAGAGATTATTTGATGATCACCTTCAGCAACTTCAGGTGATGGAGAAGAATTATGTTACCATGGCCGCTGAAGTTGAAAAACTACGAGCTGAGCTTTCAAATGCTGCTAATGTTGAAGGAAGAGCTG GACCACAGGGTGGCCCCACTGTAAATGCTGGAAGTGAGGTGACTGGAAACTCTTCTGCGCAAACTGCACATGGAGATGGTCATGGTGTTCCTCAG GCCAGTGGACCTCCTCCTCCAAATGCGGGTGGTAATGCTGGGGTTAATCCTCCTACCACTTCCATTCCGCCTGCTGGAGCTCCCGCATATCCTGGAGCTCCACCTAGGCCCGCTCCTCCAAGGCTTAACTATGATGCAACTGCCGCTGGTTATGGCGCTGAGAGGGTACCCAGTTACAATCCATATCGAGGCCCCATTTATGATCCACAGAAAGGTGGCCTCGGTTATGATGCACAGAGAGGAGCTGGTTTCGATATGCAGAGAGGAAATTACAATAATTTGTACAAGGCACCCGGCCATGAGATGCAGAGCGGACCTTCTTATGATGCATCCAACGGTCCACTGCCATATGATGTCCAATCCAGAGGCACCGCTGGACAGCAGCACGGACAAGTCCCTCTGGCAAGCACTGTGCCCCCCTATGCATCCTCAACCCCACCATCTCGCCCTGGCGGCGGTACTTATGATGCACTGCCTCGAGGTGGAAACCTGGCTTGGAAATAG
- the LOC104419477 gene encoding protein FLX-like 2 isoform X1: MESKSRIPLPHLRRPMPGPGLLHTESFVPGLRRPPGSFSAADMLPPPPEVLEQKLAAQHGEMQRLATENQRLANTHGALRQELAAAQHELQILHAQVGAVKSEREQQMKSLMDKIAKMEADIQAAEPLKLELQKARADAQKLIVTRQELFAKVQQLTQDLQRAHADVQQLPSLMSELEGLRKDYHHCRVTYDYEKRLFDDHLQQLQVMEKNYVTMAAEVEKLRAELSNAANVEGRAVGPQGGPTVNAGSEVTGNSSAQTAHGDGHGVPQASGPPPPNAGGNAGVNPPTTSIPPAGAPAYPGAPPRPAPPRLNYDATAAGYGAERVPSYNPYRGPIYDPQKGGLGYDAQRGAGFDMQRGNYNNLYKAPGHEMQSGPSYDASNGPLPYDVQSRGTAGQQHGQVPLASTVPPYASSTPPSRPGGGTYDALPRGGNLAWK; encoded by the exons ATGGAAAGCAAAAGCCGCATTCCACTTCCTCATTTAAGACGTCCTATGCCAGGCCCTGGCTTGTTGCACACTGAGTCATTTGTGCCAGGACTACGTCGTCCACCAGGTTCCTTTTCTGCTGCAGATATGTTGCCTCCCCCCCCAGAAGTTTTGGAGCAAAAGCTTGCTGCACAGCATGGGGAGATGCAGAGACTTGCTACAGAGAACCAGAGGCTTGCTAATACACATGGGGCATTGAGACAGGAACTTGCTGCTGCGCAACATGAGTTGCAGATTTTACATGCTCAAGTTGGAGCTGTGAAGTCTGAGAGAGAACAGCAGATGAAGAGCCTTATGGATAAGATTGCTAAGATGGAGGCTGATATCCAAGCAGCAGAACCTCTTAAGTTGGAATTGCAGAAGGCTCGAGCTGATGCTCAGAAGTTGATTGTCACAAGGCAGGAACTTTTTGCTAAAGTGCAACAGTTGACTCAAGATCTTCAAAGGGCCCATGCTGATGTGCAACAGCTTCCTTCTCTTATGTCTGAACTTGAGGGCCTCAGGAAGGACTACCATCATTGCAG GGTCACTTATGATTATGAGAAGAGATTATTTGATGATCACCTTCAGCAACTTCAGGTGATGGAGAAGAATTATGTTACCATGGCCGCTGAAGTTGAAAAACTACGAGCTGAGCTTTCAAATGCTGCTAATGTTGAAGGAAGAGCTG TAGGACCACAGGGTGGCCCCACTGTAAATGCTGGAAGTGAGGTGACTGGAAACTCTTCTGCGCAAACTGCACATGGAGATGGTCATGGTGTTCCTCAG GCCAGTGGACCTCCTCCTCCAAATGCGGGTGGTAATGCTGGGGTTAATCCTCCTACCACTTCCATTCCGCCTGCTGGAGCTCCCGCATATCCTGGAGCTCCACCTAGGCCCGCTCCTCCAAGGCTTAACTATGATGCAACTGCCGCTGGTTATGGCGCTGAGAGGGTACCCAGTTACAATCCATATCGAGGCCCCATTTATGATCCACAGAAAGGTGGCCTCGGTTATGATGCACAGAGAGGAGCTGGTTTCGATATGCAGAGAGGAAATTACAATAATTTGTACAAGGCACCCGGCCATGAGATGCAGAGCGGACCTTCTTATGATGCATCCAACGGTCCACTGCCATATGATGTCCAATCCAGAGGCACCGCTGGACAGCAGCACGGACAAGTCCCTCTGGCAAGCACTGTGCCCCCCTATGCATCCTCAACCCCACCATCTCGCCCTGGCGGCGGTACTTATGATGCACTGCCTCGAGGTGGAAACCTGGCTTGGAAATAG